DNA from Terriglobales bacterium:
GTGGGAGGAGACTAGGCCTGGCGGCGCACGCCGCGCGCGCGACGCTCGGGGGCGCCGTTTCCGCCGTTGCCGGACTTGGTGGCGAGAGCCGAATTGCGCGTGGCCTCGTACTTCTCGCGCGCGGCCATGAGCTTGCTGACGTCCTCGCCGCTGAGAAGCTGCTGGCGTCCGAGCTGGTGCACCACTAGCGCGATGCGCGCGAAGTGTTCCACCGTCTCCATGTTCATGTAGGCGTGCAGCAGGTCTTCGCCGTAGGTGACCACGCCGTGGTTGGCCATGAGGATGGCGTCGTGGCGCGGGATCAGCGGCTCGAGCGCCTCCGAAAGTTCGCTGGTGCCGGGCGTGCCGTAGCGCGCCAACGGGATCGAGCCCAGAGTGATGACCACCTCCGAGCACAGTGCCTGGTCGAGCGCCATGCCCGCG
Protein-coding regions in this window:
- a CDS encoding class II aldolase/adducin family protein, whose amino-acid sequence is MKSERQHRAEIARFGKMIHELGYVAATDGNLSVRLGPNRILATPTSMSKGAMQAKDMVVVDMAGRKVSGRRNVSSEIGMHLLIYKLRPDVKAVVHAHPPTATGFAAAGMALDQALCSEVVITLGSIPLARYGTPGTSELSEALEPLIPRHDAILMANHGVVTYGEDLLHAYMNMETVEHFARIALVVHQLGRQQLLSGEDVSKLMAAREKYEATRNSALATKSGNGGNGAPERRARGVRRQA